TCTCGGACACGTCGATCACCACCAGGGCAATGCGGTCCGCTGCTTTGCGGCACAGCCTGCTCGCCTACGTTTTCGGCGTCGGGATCCTGGCCACCACGATCAACCTCGTGGTCAGCCTCGCATCCTGAGCTAGATCGCTGTTCGGAAGAACAACTCCGCCACCGTGGCCAGGTGGCGCGGGTCTTCAACGCCGCATAGCTCGCGTGCCGAGTGCATCGACAAAAGCGGCACGCCGACGTCGACCGTCCTGATGCCCAGGCGGGTAGCCGTCAGCGGACCGATGGTAGAGCCGCACGGGACGTCGTTGTTGGAGACGAACTCCTGGTAGGGGACACCCGCCACGCCGCAGAGCCGGGCCCAGAAGGCCGCGCCGGTGGCGTCCGTGGCGTAACGCTGGTTGGCGTTGATCTTCAGGAGCGGTCCGCCATTGAGGATGGGCCGGTTGGCGGGATCGTGCCGCTCGGGGTAATTGGGGTGGACGGCGTGGCCTGCATCCGCGGAAACACAGAACGACGCCGACAACGCCTGCCGCCGTTCACTCACGGTGGCGCCGAATCCGTCGGAGATCCGGGTGAGGATGTCTTCGAGGATGGGTCCGCAGGCCCCGGAGCGCGAGGCAGAGCCGATTTCTTCGTGGTCGAAGGCGGCCAGGACGGCGATGGGGCCGGCTGTCGGCGCACCCGCGGCTGCGTGCGCAATAAGTGCCGCAAGCCCGGCGTGGGTTGAAGAGAGGTTGTCGAGCCGTCCTGAAGCGAAGAACTCGCCCTTGGCACCGAACTGCTCAGGCGCCTGGGTGTCCGCGACGACGATGTCGTAGCCACCGATCTGCGCGGGATCCACGGAAGCCCCGGCCACGGAGTCCGCCAGGATTGCCAGGACGTCCGCGGAATCGGGATCGCCGAGGCCGAAAACCGGGTTCATGTGCTGTTGCTTGTCGAGCGTGAGGCCGTCATTGACAGCCCGGTCCAGGTGGATGGCCAACTGCGGGAAGCGCAGGAGCGGTCCGGTAGCTGTGAGGTGCTGGGTGCCGTCCAGCATCACGAGCCGGCCCGCGAGCCGAAGCTCACGATCCAGCCAGGAGTTCAACAAAGGGCCGCCGTAGACCTCCATGCCGGCCTGGAGCCAGCCGAACTTGCCTGTCGTCGGCTTGGGCTTGAGCTTGAAGGACGGAGAATCCGTGTGGGCGCCGAGGATATTGAACGCCGTAGTCGGAGTTGCGCCTTCCGGCGTCACCCAGGCGATGAGGGCGCCATCGCGCATCACGTAGAAGCTCCCAGCCCCGCCCTCCCATGGCAGAAGTTCATCAAGGGCCGTGAAACCTGCCGCATCGAGGCGGTGCGCGGCCTCGTGGACCGCGTGGAAGCTCGACGGCGATGCGCTCACATACGCGCCAAGGTCCTGGATGTGTTCTGCAGCGGAGTTCGAAGGCATGGCTTCGAGTCTAGCCGCGGCCGCGGATTTGCCGGCCCCTCGTTCAACGTCGGATGAACAATTCTGCCGTGGGTTCGGCTGATTTGAGGACCCAGCCGGGGTTTGTGTTTAGCCAGCGGGCCAGCCCGGTAGCGGGAGGTACCAGGACGCAGTCCGCACCGCGCAGCCCTTCGTTCAGATCCCCTTGGCCGTCGAGGACGCGCAAGGATTGCGTGACCCGCTCCGCGCCATAGAGATCGTTTCGCGAATCAATGGACACCGGGACATCGGGCCTTTCTAGGATCACCAGTCCGCCTAGCTGGTATTCGTTGAACAACTTGCAACCAGCCGGAATGGCCTGGATTGCTGCGCGTGGGAAATGTGCTGGATCCGGACGGCCGAAGAAAGGGAGATTGAAAACTGCCAGCCCTATAGCGATCACGAGGACGGCGGTGGCACCTTGGAAGAACAACCGTCGGCGACTGGCAAAGTAGCGCAACACCACCTCGTGTGACGCAAACGCCGCCAGAACCGGCAACGCCAGCAAGACAAGGATTGGAAGGACGCGCATTGCAGCCACTGATCCGCAGGCCGCAACTGCGATTGCGGCCGTGAATACCGGGTCTCCTCGGCGTGCCGCAACGCCAAGTCCGAGAAGACCGATGGCCAACATAACAAGCTGCAATGGATCAGCCGGGTTGAATGGCTGCCATTCCGTAATGACAGTCGATTCAGTCTTGACTTGCAGCGTTTGGGCGAGCAGCCCTGCGCCGTAAGGATTTACGAGTGAGCAAAGCATTGTTACTAGTAGCGCTGCCAGAAACCAGCCTGATCGGCTGCGCGTGCTTCGTCTCAAGAACACCAAAAGGGCACTGGCACCCACAATTGCCACGCCCAGCAAGGCTCCCGCGTGCAAGTTGACCCAAAGAATCGTCAGGACGGCGATAGCAATGAGCGGCCAAACCGGCTTAGGCACCTCTACCAGCCGCTGTAGGAGCATCACGAGTGCCAGGACGGCAATGTAATCCACGAGCTGGGGCCGCGCCGACAAAAACAATGTCAACAATGGCGCTCCAATCAGAAGCACCCAAGCGGACGGTACCGGCGCTGCTCCCAGTCGCCGGGCGAGAAGCAGC
This genomic interval from Arthrobacter sp. FW306-2-2C-D06B contains the following:
- a CDS encoding M18 family aminopeptidase; its protein translation is MPSNSAAEHIQDLGAYVSASPSSFHAVHEAAHRLDAAGFTALDELLPWEGGAGSFYVMRDGALIAWVTPEGATPTTAFNILGAHTDSPSFKLKPKPTTGKFGWLQAGMEVYGGPLLNSWLDRELRLAGRLVMLDGTQHLTATGPLLRFPQLAIHLDRAVNDGLTLDKQQHMNPVFGLGDPDSADVLAILADSVAGASVDPAQIGGYDIVVADTQAPEQFGAKGEFFASGRLDNLSSTHAGLAALIAHAAAGAPTAGPIAVLAAFDHEEIGSASRSGACGPILEDILTRISDGFGATVSERRQALSASFCVSADAGHAVHPNYPERHDPANRPILNGGPLLKINANQRYATDATGAAFWARLCGVAGVPYQEFVSNNDVPCGSTIGPLTATRLGIRTVDVGVPLLSMHSARELCGVEDPRHLATVAELFFRTAI